The Streptomyces laurentii genome contains a region encoding:
- a CDS encoding hypothetical protein (identified by MetaGeneAnnotator; putative;~sequence version:1) yields MRQLVPEGTGEAETDLIDNDCRTALLGVLLNDFSGTWISHPYATSTAENKLVQLRAAQAAGLRVPRTLVSQDPVEIREFCASLDHRVIVKTVRGCAHQPLLTRRVTDAHLAAEQSIRLAPAIYQEYVPGTRHIRALCLGSDIHAVGIESGELDWRSNLRGLVSGTTRPATLDDATAARVTATLKRLHLAMGVVDLKLDPGGRPVWLEVNPQGQFLFMEALSGTDLIGPCVDFLARQAR; encoded by the coding sequence ATGCGTCAGCTCGTACCGGAAGGGACCGGGGAAGCCGAGACGGATCTCATCGACAACGACTGCCGGACGGCTCTCCTCGGTGTGCTGTTGAACGACTTCTCCGGCACCTGGATCAGCCACCCGTACGCCACCTCCACCGCCGAGAACAAGCTCGTCCAACTTCGCGCGGCCCAAGCGGCGGGACTCCGGGTGCCCCGCACCCTCGTCAGCCAGGACCCGGTCGAGATCAGGGAATTCTGCGCCTCGCTGGACCACCGGGTGATCGTGAAGACGGTACGGGGCTGCGCCCATCAGCCGCTGCTGACCCGGCGGGTCACGGACGCGCATCTCGCCGCCGAGCAGTCGATACGGCTGGCGCCGGCCATCTATCAGGAATACGTCCCGGGCACCCGGCACATCCGCGCCCTGTGTCTGGGATCCGACATCCATGCCGTCGGAATCGAGAGCGGCGAACTGGACTGGAGGTCGAACCTGCGCGGGCTGGTCAGCGGTACGACTCGTCCGGCCACGCTGGACGACGCGACCGCCGCCCGGGTGACCGCCACGCTGAAGCGGCTCCATCTCGCCATGGGGGTCGTCGACCTCAAGCTCGACCCCGGCGGCCGGCCCGTCTGGCTTGAGGTGAATCCGCAGGGGCAGTTCCTCTTCATGGAGGCACTCAGCGGGACGGACCTCATCGGCCCCTGCGTCGACTTCCTCGCCCGTCAGGCCCGTTGA
- a CDS encoding glutamate N-acetyltransferase (Glutamate N-acetyltransferase or N-acetylglutamate synthase [Streptomyces venezuelae ATCC10712];~Ornithine acetyltransferase (OAT) family; also referred to as ArgJ. OAT catalyzes the first and fifth steps in arginine biosynthesis, coupling acetylation of glutamate with deacetylation of N-acetylornithine, which allows recycling of the acetyl group in...; cd02152;~active site pocket [active];~heterotetramer interface [polypeptide binding];~identified by MetaGeneAnnotator; putative): MSVTAAKGFTAAGIAAGIKQNGNPDLALVVNTGPRRAAAGVFTSNRVKAAPVVWSQQVVADGELTAVVLNSGGANACTGPQGFQDTHATAEKVAETLTARGMETGAGDVAVASTGLIGILLPMDKLLPGVEKAAAELSAHGGEKAAIAIKTTDTVHKTCVVQKDGWTVGGMAKGAGMLAPGLATMLVVLTTDADVDTAGLDAALRQATRVTFDRVDSDGCMSTNDTVLLLASGAAEVTPAPDAFAQAVQEVCADLARQLIGDAEGASKDIRIEVINAASEDDAVEVGRTIARNNLLKCAIHGEDPNWGRVLSAIGTTSAVFEPDLLNVAINGVWVCKNGSVGEDRDLVDMRYREVVITADLAAGSDSAVIWANDLTADYVHENSAYSS; this comes from the coding sequence GTGAGCGTCACCGCAGCGAAGGGATTCACGGCCGCGGGCATCGCGGCCGGGATCAAGCAGAACGGCAACCCGGACCTGGCCCTCGTGGTCAACACCGGGCCGCGCCGCGCCGCCGCGGGAGTCTTCACCTCCAACCGCGTGAAGGCCGCGCCCGTCGTCTGGTCCCAGCAGGTCGTCGCCGACGGCGAGCTGACCGCCGTCGTCCTCAACTCGGGCGGCGCCAACGCCTGCACCGGCCCGCAGGGTTTCCAGGACACCCACGCCACCGCCGAGAAGGTCGCCGAGACCCTCACCGCCCGGGGCATGGAGACCGGCGCGGGTGACGTCGCCGTCGCCTCCACCGGCCTCATCGGCATCCTCCTCCCGATGGACAAGCTGCTCCCGGGCGTCGAGAAGGCCGCGGCCGAACTGTCCGCGCACGGCGGCGAGAAGGCCGCCATCGCCATCAAGACCACCGACACCGTGCACAAGACGTGCGTGGTGCAGAAGGACGGCTGGACGGTCGGCGGCATGGCGAAGGGCGCGGGCATGCTCGCCCCCGGCCTCGCCACCATGCTCGTCGTCCTCACCACCGACGCCGACGTCGACACCGCCGGCCTGGACGCCGCGCTGCGGCAGGCCACCCGGGTCACCTTCGACCGGGTCGACTCCGACGGCTGCATGTCCACCAACGACACCGTGCTGCTGCTGGCCTCCGGCGCCGCCGAGGTCACCCCGGCCCCGGACGCGTTCGCCCAGGCGGTCCAGGAGGTGTGCGCCGACCTGGCCCGCCAGCTCATCGGCGACGCCGAGGGCGCCAGCAAGGACATCCGGATCGAGGTGATCAACGCCGCCTCCGAGGACGACGCCGTCGAGGTCGGCCGGACCATCGCCCGTAACAACCTCCTCAAGTGCGCCATCCACGGCGAGGACCCCAACTGGGGCCGGGTGCTGTCCGCCATCGGCACCACCTCCGCCGTCTTCGAGCCCGACCTGCTGAACGTCGCCATCAACGGCGTGTGGGTCTGCAAGAACGGTTCCGTCGGCGAGGACCGCGACCTCGTCGACATGCGCTACCGGGAGGTCGTCATCACCGCCGACCTCGCCGCCGGGTCGGACTCCGCCGTCATCTGGGCCAACGACCTGACCGCGGACTACGTCCACGAGAACAGCGCGTACAGCTCATGA
- a CDS encoding hypothetical protein (identified by MetaGeneAnnotator; putative;~sequence version:1), which translates to MADPGAGEVVQQHTEESRPAVVVDEIRLGFPGPFRYELTHDGAPPPHGADPLDVDPSPVRGGERAHVIRPGEAIAAADPVGLDHVAPDPTGPVQRLSYDRRVKIAPLGDDGDTSCGHMASNGFDPTLQAKV; encoded by the coding sequence GTGGCTGATCCAGGTGCCGGAGAAGTCGTTCAACAGCACACCGAGGAGAGCCGTCCGGCAGTCGTTGTCGATGAGATCCGTCTCGGCTTCCCCGGTCCCTTCCGGTACGAGCTGACGCATGACGGGGCGCCGCCACCACACGGCGCCGATCCGCTCGACGTCGACCCGTCCCCCGTCCGCGGTGGGGAGCGTGCACACGTCATCCGACCAGGTGAGGCCATCGCGGCCGCAGATCCCGTCGGACTCGATCACGTCGCACCCGACCCGACCGGCCCGGTTCAGCGTCTCTCGTACGACCGCCGCGTGAAGATCGCCCCGCTCGGAGACGACGGCGACACGTCTTGCGGCCACATGGCCTCCAACGGATTCGATCCGACGCTTCAGGCGAAGGTGTAG
- a CDS encoding N-acetyl-gamma-glutamyl-phosphate reductase (N-acetyl-gamma-glutamyl-phosphate reductase [Streptomyces venezuelae ATCC10712];~N-acetyl-gamma-glutamyl-phosphate reductase; Validated; PRK00436;~Semialdehyde dehydrogenase, NAD binding domain; smart00859;~identified by MetaGeneAnnotator; putative): protein MTVRAAVAGASGYAGGELLRLLLAHPGVGIGALTAHSNAGQRLGGLQPHLLPLADRVLVDTTPENLAGHDVVFLALPHGQSAAVAEQLGPDTLVVDMGADFRLKDAGDWETFYGSPHAGTWPYGLPELPGARAALEGTRRIAVPGCYPTAVSLALFPAYAQGLAEPEAVIVAASGTSGAGKAAKPHLLGSEVMGSMSPYGVGGGHRHTPEMIQNLSAAAGERVTVSFTPTLAPMPRGILATCSATAKPGVTGESVRAAYEKAYADEPFVHLLPEGQWPATASVYGSNAVQIQVAYDPAANRIIAISAIDNLAKGTAGGAVQSMNIALGLPEDTGLSTTGVAP, encoded by the coding sequence ATGACGGTACGAGCAGCGGTCGCGGGTGCGAGCGGGTACGCGGGCGGAGAGCTTCTGCGCCTGCTCCTCGCGCACCCCGGCGTCGGGATCGGCGCCCTGACCGCCCACTCCAACGCAGGTCAGCGCCTTGGCGGCCTTCAGCCGCACCTGCTGCCGCTCGCGGACCGCGTCCTCGTGGACACCACCCCCGAGAACCTCGCCGGCCACGACGTCGTGTTCCTCGCCCTCCCGCACGGGCAGTCCGCGGCCGTCGCCGAGCAGCTCGGGCCGGACACCCTCGTCGTCGACATGGGCGCCGACTTCCGGCTGAAGGACGCGGGCGACTGGGAGACCTTCTACGGTTCCCCGCACGCCGGCACCTGGCCGTACGGCCTCCCGGAGCTGCCCGGCGCGCGCGCCGCGCTCGAAGGCACCCGCCGTATCGCCGTGCCCGGCTGCTACCCCACAGCCGTCTCGCTCGCGCTCTTCCCGGCGTACGCGCAGGGGCTGGCCGAGCCCGAGGCCGTGATCGTCGCCGCCTCCGGCACCTCCGGCGCGGGCAAGGCCGCCAAGCCGCACCTGCTGGGCAGCGAGGTCATGGGCAGCATGTCCCCGTACGGCGTCGGCGGCGGCCACCGGCACACCCCCGAGATGATCCAGAACCTCAGCGCGGCGGCGGGGGAGCGGGTCACCGTCTCCTTCACGCCCACCCTCGCGCCGATGCCCCGCGGCATCCTCGCCACCTGCTCGGCCACCGCCAAGCCCGGCGTCACCGGCGAGAGCGTGCGCGCCGCGTACGAGAAGGCCTACGCGGACGAGCCGTTCGTCCATCTGCTCCCCGAGGGGCAGTGGCCGGCCACGGCGTCCGTGTACGGCTCCAACGCCGTCCAGATCCAGGTCGCGTACGACCCGGCCGCGAACCGGATCATCGCGATCAGCGCGATCGACAACCTCGCCAAGGGCACCGCCGGCGGCGCGGTGCAGAGCATGAACATCGCCCTCGGACTCCCCGAGGACACCGGGCTTTCCACGACGGGAGTCGCTCCGTGA
- a CDS encoding hypothetical protein (identified by MetaGeneAnnotator; putative;~sequence version:1), protein MTTESNPRPIIFLDQPKPDMGPVPAELREWEAAVVRFANLRMKADDGGSCAFTVCDGEPCDSKVDYTFA, encoded by the coding sequence ATGACCACTGAATCGAACCCGAGGCCCATTATTTTCCTGGACCAGCCCAAGCCCGACATGGGGCCCGTACCCGCCGAACTCCGAGAGTGGGAAGCAGCCGTCGTCCGCTTCGCCAACCTGCGGATGAAGGCGGACGACGGCGGAAGTTGCGCGTTCACCGTCTGTGATGGTGAACCGTGTGATTCCAAGGTGGACTACACCTTCGCCTGA
- a CDS encoding acetylglutamate kinase (AAK_NAGK-C: N-Acetyl-L-glutamate kinase - cyclic (NAGK-C) catalyzes the phosphorylation of the gamma-COOH group of N-acetyl-L-glutamate (NAG) by ATP in the second step of arginine biosynthesis foundin some bacteria and photosynthetic organisms using the...; cd04250;~KEGG: sgr:SGR_5962 acetylglutamate kinase; TIGRFAM: acetylglutamate kinase; PFAM: aspartate/glutamate/uridylate kinase;~N-acetyl-L-glutamate binding site [chemical binding];~acetylglutamate kinase [Streptomyces sp. SirexAA-E];~feedback inhibition sensing region;~homohexameric interface [polypeptide binding];~identified by MetaGeneAnnotator; putative;~nucleotide binding site [chemical binding]), whose product MSETTNTTTDTTTNTATKSTQPASTTRKHTALPKAQILIEALPWLTRHHGKTVVIKFGGNAMIDEELKSAFAQDVVFLRHAGLKPVVVHGGGPQISAALDRAGLVSEFKAGLRVTTPEAMDVVRMVLAGQVQRELVGLLNQHGPLAVGITGEDAHTLSAVRHQPVIDGEPVDIGRVGEITAIDTGAIQALLDDGRIPVVSSIARSQDDDHVYNVNADTAAAALAAALGAETLMVLTDVEGLYEDWPHSDEVISRLTASELEKLLPELSSGMVPKMEGCLHAVRNGVTTARVIDGRVQHSILLEIFTDEGIGTMVVPDETTGES is encoded by the coding sequence ATGAGCGAGACGACGAACACGACGACGGACACGACGACGAACACCGCGACGAAGTCGACGCAGCCCGCGAGCACCACGCGCAAGCACACCGCCCTCCCCAAGGCGCAGATCCTCATCGAGGCGCTGCCCTGGCTGACCCGCCACCACGGCAAGACCGTCGTCATCAAGTTCGGCGGCAACGCCATGATCGACGAGGAACTCAAGTCGGCCTTCGCCCAGGACGTCGTCTTCCTGCGGCACGCCGGCCTCAAGCCGGTCGTGGTGCACGGCGGCGGCCCGCAGATCAGTGCCGCGCTCGACCGGGCGGGCCTGGTCAGCGAGTTCAAGGCGGGCCTGCGGGTCACCACGCCCGAGGCGATGGACGTCGTACGGATGGTCCTCGCCGGCCAGGTCCAGCGCGAGCTCGTCGGGCTGCTCAACCAGCACGGCCCGCTCGCCGTCGGCATCACCGGCGAGGACGCCCACACGCTCAGCGCCGTCCGGCATCAGCCGGTGATCGACGGCGAACCGGTCGACATCGGCCGGGTCGGCGAGATCACCGCCATCGACACCGGTGCCATTCAGGCGCTCCTCGACGACGGACGCATCCCCGTCGTCTCCTCCATCGCCCGCTCCCAGGACGACGACCATGTCTACAACGTCAATGCTGATACGGCGGCTGCGGCACTCGCTGCTGCGCTGGGCGCCGAAACGCTGATGGTCCTCACCGACGTCGAGGGCCTCTACGAGGACTGGCCGCACAGCGACGAGGTGATCAGCCGGCTCACCGCGAGCGAGCTGGAGAAGCTGCTGCCCGAGCTGTCCAGCGGCATGGTCCCCAAGATGGAGGGCTGTCTGCACGCCGTCCGCAACGGCGTCACCACGGCCCGCGTGATAGACGGCCGGGTCCAGCACTCGATCCTGCTGGAGATCTTCACGGACGAGGGCATCGGCACCATGGTCGTGCCCGACGAGACGACGGGGGAGTCGTGA